In Oryzias melastigma strain HK-1 linkage group LG16, ASM292280v2, whole genome shotgun sequence, a single genomic region encodes these proteins:
- the apom gene encoding apolipoprotein M: MLSEAWSWFLHLYSLAYQALAPCSLPQQLMVKTINHQQYLGKWYFKAAVSHQEADIQKFRAFDNMVFTIEETANDTLVLTGNMRMGDDCIKQSWTYHIQPERDDMVMEGRTFRRNLFWSGTWANCLDCIIFQEVEPPLRRTDSVDSLNRFMLYARQKDISSEVVTTFLKNSACHQMKVHVTLPEEKEFCI; the protein is encoded by the exons ATGTTAAGCGAAGCCTGGTCTTGGTTTCTGCATTTATATTCTCTGGCCTATCAGGCCTTGGCTCCCTGCTCACTTCCTCAACAGTTAATGGTGAAGACCATCAACCATCAGCAG TATCTGGGAAAGTGGTACTTCAAGGCAGCTGTCAGTCATCAGGAGGCTGACATCCAGAAGTTCAGAGCTTTTGACAATATGGTCTTCACCATCGAGGAGACGGCTAACGATACGCTGGTCCTGACTGGAAATATGCGCAT GGGAGATGACTGCATCAAACAGAGCTGGACGTATCACATACAGCCTGAGAGGGATGACATGGTCATGGAAG GACGGACGTTTCGCAGGAACTTGTTCTGGAGCGGCACGTGGGCCAACTGCCTCGACTGCATCATTTTCCAGGAAGTAGAGCCTCCTCTGAGAAGGACAGACTCAGTCGACTCCCTGAACAGATTCATGCTGTATG ctcGGCAGAAAGACATCAGCTCCGAGGTGGTGActacttttcttaaaaactctGCTTGTCATCAGATGAAGGTCCATGTCACCCTACCAGAAGAGAAAG AGTTTTGCATCTAA